The Candidatus Nitrosymbiomonas proteolyticus genome has a segment encoding these proteins:
- a CDS encoding Fe2+ or Zn2+ uptake regulation protein — translation MRASQDPIEARKCNVADQKLAESFERAAIAHLKSEGYRVTNPRRLVVRELAAVNRPLPPSEIHEKIAGSGSSIDLVSVYRILHALESVGLIHHIAAMDGYLACRSDAGSEHHAAHFICSRCGCVDEQVLDETACRSIEGQGREAGFATGSFRVEVLGTCRHCRGTEG, via the coding sequence ATGAGAGCCTCGCAAGACCCAATCGAAGCCCGCAAATGCAACGTCGCCGACCAAAAACTCGCCGAATCCTTCGAACGAGCCGCCATCGCCCACCTGAAAAGCGAGGGCTACCGCGTGACCAACCCCAGAAGGCTCGTGGTGCGCGAACTCGCGGCCGTTAACCGCCCCCTCCCGCCTTCCGAAATCCACGAAAAGATCGCCGGGTCAGGCAGTTCCATCGACCTGGTGAGCGTCTATCGCATCCTTCATGCGCTAGAGTCCGTCGGGCTCATCCATCACATCGCCGCCATGGACGGCTACCTCGCTTGCCGATCGGATGCGGGCTCCGAGCACCATGCGGCGCACTTCATTTGCAGTCGGTGCGGCTGCGTCGATGAGCAAGTCCTCGATGAGACGGCTTGCCGGAGCATCGAGGGTCAAGGGCGCGAAGCCGGGTTTGCGACGGGCTCGTTCCGAGTCGAAGTGCTCGGTACTTGCCGCCATTGTCGTGGGACGGAAGGCTAG
- a CDS encoding aconitate hydratase: MNSFETRSILSVGGKEYGYFSLLKLEERGFDLQKLPYSIRILLENLLRTEDGANVTAQDIEAVANWDPAAAPSQEISFTPARTLLQDFTGVPCVVDLAAMRDAMVNLGCDPLKIDPLQPVELVIDHSVQVDAYGSQAAIEINRDLEYQRNEERYRFLKWGQNSLRNLRVVPPNTGIVHQVNLEYLARVVMDDGVPGQLYPDTLVGTDSHTTMINGLGVLGWGVGGIEAEAAMLGQPISMLLPQVVGFRITGSLREGSTATDLVLTVTEMLRKKGVVGKFVEFFGPGIANLPVADRATLGNMAPEYGATCGLFPVDLQTLKYLELTGRSAERVALVEAYMRAQGLFATTDSAEPRYSDVLELDLATVEPSVAGPKRPQDRIRLSAAKGSFQSVLAGLNREGGQQPSGEASQPQAKKSSVALMDWEGPVATEPNDRAHLLEDGSIVIAAITSCTNTSNPSVMVGAGLLAKKAVERGLMTRPWVKTSLAPGSRVVQDYLERSGLLPYLNQLGFNVVGFGCTTCIGNSGPLPDQVAQEIRDRDLVAVSVLSGNRNFEGRINPDVKANYLMSPPLVVAYALAGTMNIDLQNDPVGVGEDGRPVYLRDIWPSQSEIAEVIATALRADVFAENYKSVFDGDEKWRSLDAQPSDVYPWDPSSTYVRRPPYFDGMSVEPPAQRSPIGTMKALAVLGDSVTTDHISPAGSIKLDSPAGKYLVEHGVEPNLFNSYGSRRGNHEVMMRGTFANVRLRNQLAPDTEGGFTTYLPTGEVTTIFDAAMKYAADGTPLLLIAGKEYGSGSSRDWAAKGPALLGVKVVLAASFERIHRSNLVGMGVLPLEFSHGESLGSLGLSGTEEFEVVGLEEALAARLTRGRTLQVRARSSDGRTTEFRVTARIDTPREVDYYLQGGILQYVLRSLAAG; this comes from the coding sequence ATGAACAGCTTCGAAACCCGATCGATCCTCTCTGTTGGCGGCAAGGAATACGGCTACTTTAGCCTCCTCAAGCTGGAAGAACGCGGTTTCGATCTTCAGAAGCTGCCCTATTCGATCCGAATCCTCCTCGAAAACTTGCTCCGCACCGAAGACGGCGCGAACGTAACTGCGCAAGACATCGAGGCCGTTGCGAACTGGGACCCTGCCGCCGCGCCTTCGCAAGAGATCTCGTTTACCCCCGCCCGAACCCTCTTGCAGGACTTCACGGGCGTGCCTTGCGTGGTGGACCTCGCTGCGATGAGGGACGCGATGGTGAACCTTGGGTGCGATCCCCTCAAAATCGATCCGCTCCAACCTGTCGAACTCGTGATCGACCACTCTGTCCAGGTCGACGCCTACGGTTCGCAGGCCGCCATCGAGATCAACAGAGACCTGGAATACCAGCGAAATGAGGAGAGATACAGGTTCCTCAAGTGGGGCCAGAACTCCCTGCGCAACCTGCGCGTCGTGCCCCCGAACACAGGCATCGTCCATCAGGTCAACCTCGAATACCTCGCGCGCGTCGTTATGGACGACGGCGTTCCGGGGCAACTCTATCCCGACACCCTCGTGGGAACCGACTCGCACACGACCATGATCAACGGACTCGGCGTGCTTGGATGGGGCGTAGGCGGGATTGAAGCCGAGGCCGCCATGTTGGGCCAGCCGATCAGCATGCTCCTGCCCCAGGTCGTCGGTTTTCGAATCACTGGGTCGCTTCGGGAAGGCTCCACGGCCACGGACTTGGTCCTAACGGTCACCGAAATGCTGCGCAAGAAGGGCGTTGTGGGCAAGTTCGTCGAGTTCTTTGGGCCGGGCATCGCCAATCTCCCCGTGGCGGACCGGGCCACGCTCGGCAACATGGCGCCTGAGTACGGCGCGACTTGTGGCCTCTTCCCCGTCGATCTCCAGACCCTGAAGTACCTTGAACTGACCGGAAGATCGGCGGAGCGCGTCGCCTTGGTCGAAGCCTACATGAGAGCGCAAGGGTTGTTTGCAACGACAGATTCTGCCGAGCCGCGCTACAGCGACGTCCTCGAATTGGACCTCGCTACGGTCGAGCCTTCGGTCGCCGGACCCAAGCGTCCCCAAGATCGCATTCGCTTATCCGCCGCCAAGGGGTCGTTTCAGTCCGTTCTCGCAGGCTTGAACCGAGAAGGCGGGCAACAGCCTTCGGGCGAGGCGTCGCAGCCTCAAGCGAAGAAGAGCTCCGTGGCGCTGATGGACTGGGAGGGCCCCGTTGCGACGGAGCCCAATGACCGGGCTCACCTTCTGGAAGACGGATCGATTGTGATCGCGGCTATTACGAGCTGCACCAACACGTCCAACCCCTCCGTCATGGTGGGGGCCGGGCTGCTCGCCAAAAAGGCCGTCGAACGAGGGCTGATGACTCGGCCGTGGGTGAAGACCTCGCTGGCTCCGGGATCGCGCGTCGTGCAGGACTATCTCGAGCGGTCGGGCCTGCTTCCGTATCTGAATCAGCTCGGGTTCAACGTGGTTGGGTTCGGTTGCACCACCTGCATCGGCAACTCAGGACCCTTACCCGATCAGGTCGCCCAGGAAATCCGCGACCGTGATCTGGTCGCGGTGAGCGTTCTTTCGGGGAATCGCAACTTCGAAGGCAGGATCAACCCCGACGTCAAGGCCAACTACCTGATGTCTCCGCCGCTCGTCGTCGCCTATGCCCTGGCAGGCACGATGAACATCGATCTTCAGAACGACCCCGTCGGGGTTGGCGAAGATGGGCGTCCTGTCTACCTCCGCGACATCTGGCCTTCGCAATCGGAGATCGCCGAGGTCATTGCGACCGCTCTGCGCGCCGACGTGTTTGCCGAGAACTACAAGTCGGTCTTCGACGGTGACGAAAAGTGGCGGTCCCTCGACGCCCAGCCCAGCGACGTGTACCCTTGGGACCCAAGTTCGACCTATGTGCGGCGACCGCCTTACTTCGATGGCATGTCCGTCGAGCCTCCGGCCCAGCGCTCGCCGATCGGCACGATGAAGGCGCTTGCGGTTTTGGGCGACAGCGTCACGACCGATCACATCTCCCCTGCCGGCAGCATCAAGCTCGATTCTCCGGCAGGCAAGTACCTTGTGGAGCACGGGGTCGAGCCTAATCTCTTTAACAGCTACGGGTCTCGCCGGGGCAACCACGAAGTAATGATGCGAGGGACATTTGCCAACGTGCGCCTGCGGAACCAGCTCGCGCCCGACACCGAAGGCGGATTCACGACCTACCTTCCAACGGGTGAAGTGACGACGATCTTCGACGCCGCGATGAAGTACGCGGCCGACGGGACCCCGCTCCTCCTGATCGCAGGTAAGGAGTACGGTTCGGGTTCGAGCCGAGACTGGGCCGCCAAAGGGCCCGCGCTTCTGGGCGTGAAAGTCGTCCTCGCAGCGAGTTTTGAGCGGATTCACCGAAGCAACCTCGTCGGCATGGGGGTGCTGCCGCTGGAATTCTCGCACGGGGAAAGCCTCGGTTCCCTGGGCCTTTCGGGAACGGAAGAGTTCGAGGTCGTTGGCTTGGAAGAAGCGCTCGCCGCGCGGCTGACTCGTGGCCGAACGCTCCAGGTTCGAGCGCGATCGTCCGACGGGCGCACGACGGAGTTTAGAGTCACCGCGAGGATCGACACCCCCCGCGAAGTCGATTACTACCTGCAAGGCGGGATATTGCAATACGTGCTCCGATCGTTGGCGGCCGGATAG